Below is a genomic region from Silurus meridionalis isolate SWU-2019-XX chromosome 1, ASM1480568v1, whole genome shotgun sequence.
tACTGCAACACTGTGATGAGACAAAAGAAGTAGAGTTGTGTGATAGATGATTCTAGAATGATGGAGTGACTCTGTTTGTCGTTCAGCATGCTGTGAAGCTTTAAATCCACTTACACCCCAATGAACACGTTATGGAACAGTGTATTTGTCttcatttgcttttaatttgttttcacAGAGCCCAAAgtaggtggaggtggtggaggaggcGGCAGCGGCGGTGGAGGAGGCGGAGGTGGGTTTGGAGGTGGTGCTCCAGGAGGACTTGGAGGCCTGTTTCAAGATGGTATGCCAAAGCTGCGTTCCACTAGGGATGGTAAGGaacgcctctctctctctctctctctctctctctctctctctcacacacacacacacacacacacacacacacacacacacacacacacacacacacaaatgcgcAGGCATGCAACATTTTATACTCTGGAATATATCGAAGCTGGATTacagtagaaaaaaataaaatagagctGTATTGCACCAAAATAGAATTGAGCTGGAATATAATGGAAAAGCTTAGAGCtataattacagtaaaatataaatagaatagaTCTGAATTACACTAAAATAGAATAGAGCTTTATTACAGTAgagtagaataaataaaattgaaatgaattgaatagagCTACATTATGATAGAATATAATAGAGATGAttacagtgaaatgtttttatagaaCTGTATCACACTGCAGCAGAATAGCTTTATTACAGtggaatagaataaaatagaattgcaCTGAATTGAAAAGAGCTGTATTACACTTGAATATAATGAAGctgaaatagaatagaatagaatagagctAAATTACAGTAAAATAGAATATAGCTGATtacaatagaatagaatagaatagaatagggCTTTATTACAGTAGACCATAATGGAGttgaaatagaatagaatagaatagaatagaatagaatagaatagaatagggCTTTATTACAGTAGACTATAATGGAGTTggaatataatagaatataatagaaaagaatagaataggGCTTTATTACAGTAGAATATAATGGCGttgaaatagaatagaatagaatagaatagaatagggCTTTATTACAGTAGACTATAATGGAGCTGGATTACGCTAGAAAATAATGGAGCTAGAatagaaaaacataaaatagaatatagtTGTATTACAGTCGAATTGTagtaaatttaatttgtgatATAATATCCACAGGTTCTTCCTGAAAGAAATGCAACCATGTGACCAGAGTGCTCTTATATATTTGAACTGTATGGGTTGCACAGACCTCTTGTGTTCAAACAGCGCAACTGCAATAGAAGAATGATGAATAAAATGCTGATTTCCACTGCGAATTCACGATGCACATCATGTTACAAAACAATAGATCAGAATAGAGATTTATTACAtatagaatataattttttttaaatagttacgTTACAGTAGGAAAATGCAGAGCTTTTAAGCAGTTAACTAAAATACAATTGGATGTTCAATCttcttattttcattatttttagaCTCTGGTGGTGGCGTTCGACCCCCCATGCTTCCTCCAGGGACTCGCAGTTCTGCTCCTCGCCCTTTTGTAGGTGGTGCCAGCTCCACCCCACGTTTCCCTGGACAGCGTAATGGCCCTTCTGACTCTCCACGTTTCCGAATGGCACCCCCAAGCTCTGATACCCCAGGAGTGCTTCCTCCGCCCGTTCCAAACACTCCGAGACCCAATCAGAGCAGTATACAGAACAGAGGACCTCCTCCTTTGCCAGGTGGACCCCGCAGTACACCTACACCGCCCCCTCCTAACCCTTCTGGAAGGCAGGCGGCGCCCCCACCGGTTCCAGGCGGACGTCCCTACTCCAGCCCTTCCGCCCCACCTCCTGTGCCTCATTCCAGTCGCCCTCCTCTTCCACCGGCTCCTAGTCGAGGAGAAGACCGCCCTCCTCCTGTCCCTCCGGGCATCCGCCCATCCATGGGCCTCCCACGGGACAGCCCaccccctccccctcctcctTCTGCCAACAGCAagccacctccaccaccttccTCATCGCGTGGGCCTGTGAGCTCCGCTCCTCCACTGCCCCCAGGACGACCAAAGCCCAGTGACGAGAACACGCCACGTCTTCCTCAGAGGCACCTGTCACTCTCTCCTCATGGTCCATCCCCTCCTACGCCTGGGAGATCAGGCCCACTTCCTCCGCCTCCGTCTGAGAGACCGCCTCCTTTGGGCCGAAATCCGTCTGGGCGAAGCGGTAAAGATATTCTGCATGCATTTTTAGAACATCTTTTCTATCCGTGTGTTTTATATCTCTGAGTATGTTTTATTGTTCGTGTCTGTTTAGGTCCCCtcccacctccaccaccttctgGACGACCGGGAAGTGGAAACATGAGGCTATCTGCAGCTCCGCCCCCTCCGAGCAGAGTGGGGTCAGAACCTCCTCGTGTCGGCAACCGACCGCCCCTCCCACCAGACCGGCCCGCTTCCGGAGGACCGccccctcctccacctccaaTGGGCAATGGGTACCACAGTCAGGGTGCAGGTATGTAATAAGCTTCTGGGTCCATGTTTGTCTTGATCACCAGTGCACCTCGATCTACAGTCTCTTAGGTTGATGCCACTGATATGATCATGTGCTTTCAATCccaattttaattaatattacaaCTTGCTGGTGCACTTCATGTACAGTTAATTAAGTTTCCACATGTAAATACAATAATCATGTCCATAGaaactgtatattattatttagcaaaaaaattcTTTCCATCtataaatccatccatccatccacccaccacccgtctgtctgtctgtctgtctgtctgtctgtctgtctgtctgtctgtccgtccgtccgtctgtccgtctgtctgtctgttcgtccgtctgtctgtctgtctgttcgtccgtctgtctgtctgtctatttatctataatgttgtttggttgtgttttttACAGACGAATGGGAAGCGCGTTTCAATTTCCGCCCCGTGTCAGATTTCCCGCCTCCGGAGCCGTACATCCCGTTTCAGAAAACGTACCCCAGCAAATTGGCCAGGAGTGAAGGCAGAGGTACACATGCATGATTTTGTAACAGTTTCCTACTTTTATTGTAAAGCTTTATAATGATGGTtttagcttcttcttcttcttcttcattcttcGTCCTCTGCATCTGCTTCTTCCAAACCAATAATGACATCAGAGTCTCATTAAAGcctttatataatgaataaggATGGATTTGTTTATTAAGCCGTAACCGCAAAACCGGagaaatagaaattaaattcGATTACAGTAGCAACAGTAAAAGCAACACATTGCATTCACCTGAATGTGAACGCTTTTGCCTTTTTGTGTTGTTTAAGGTTCGACGAAAAAGGAGCGAGGTGCTCCACCGTTGCCTCCCATTCCCAGATGAAGGACGTGGACTGGACGCTCAGGGACACCATGACCCTCcttcctcctttttttatttgattttttttttattcatttttgcatGTAAGGCACTTCcttgatggtttttttttttttttttttttgtacgtaCTATTCTATTCATCGTTTACAGCGAGATTGTCGGCGCTTTGACCGTTTTCTAgaattgtacacacacacgcacacacacacacacacacacacacacacacacacacacacacacacaccaagaaacATTTTGCTGACGAATCACCACACAGTGCCTGCCCTGTTCACACTGCTGGGCCAACGTTTGATATGCtcacgtttttttcttttctttttttttttaacgtgggTGGGGATGTACGCACccatactacaccacacacatgaATAAATGATCTGACAGGGCCGGAAATGGGCTCGGCTGCTTTAACATGTTTACCACGACATGCCTTTATACATTTAATCTCCTTCATCAGTCGCCCTCTCATTGcatttactgtcttttttttactctctgtttctttatatatatttttttgtccgATTTCTGTATGCACATGGATCCAATAATGAACACagctaatttttttatattttattctattttgtgTAACACTTAAAGGAATAATGCAGCTTTTTTCCAACATTTCCGTCGACACGTTACAGCTGTCGAATATCTGCGAATATCATGTGCagggattttgttttgttttcttggaTTGGAAAAATGGAATGAAAATCTAGATATTTCTccataaaataaacacagaaacaaatttaaaaaaaaggaagtaaaagCAGACACGGTAGAATTTTCTTATTACGGAGCACTGAAGCAAAAGATTATTGCATCATTCCATAATTTGCGGTCATTCATTtcctgtaaaaaatatattttttggattaaacaaaaaattcttTTCAAAACGAAGGATTTTAAGCTTCAAATCTCCTTCCATGATGAGCGCAAGAGTTCCTGAGACTCTCAATATTAATGCTAAAGTGTAGTATTTCATGTAAATCcatgtttgattgtttttttaatacagttatCTATGATACTCAATAATGTGATTGTTAGaaacgaacaaaaaaaatttgatttcgTAATGAAGGATGTGCCTTATAAGGACCTTTAATGATGATCTATGCGTATAAGGATCTTTGTCTAGACACAAAGACCACAGAGtgcctaaacatttttttcGTCTGCCTTTATTTTCGTCTCGTTATCATTTCCGGATGCTCAGCATTCATACGATTGTTAAAAAATTTACAACGTGTTCAAAAAGCGCGCTTTTTTTGTATGCACCTATCCATAGACCGTACGTTCTGTAGAATAAGCCacgccccttttttttttttgttgcatggaGCGTGTTGTTACTATTTGAGAAGCAGATCAGAAATAAGCTTGTGTGGGATTTTCGTTCGCTTACAAATTTCCCGCGATCTTTTTCCCAATGGTGTGAGTTTTCgcagagagatgagatgaaTGAGTGAGACATCCTGGGATTATGCAAATGAGTCTGTTTTTCTTTGAAACTTGTATATAagtaaaaatgcacaaatacgTGTCACAAGAAGTCACAAAGCGaagaccaaaaaaatatatataaaatccaacCAAACTTGTGGATTGAAGTTCTGAAAAGGTTCCTGTAATATTTTAGGGCGGGTTTATAGTTTCTTTTAGCGACGTCTTGGTTATGTCACTGTCACTGAGGCACTTACAGTGgtactctttctttttttctttcgttcttCCCATAGTTTTAGTTCTACTGTTCATGTTGCAGCTTCTCTGCTTGTGCCTTCGTTCTGTTTGTGTGGAATGTGAACACGTGTTTAAGagtttttctaaataaatgttgAAGTGAACCTTTCATGTTGTCTGTtgtctgttagtgggtgggtatttattaggcagcaagtgaacatattgtcttcaaagttgacgtgctcgaagcagaaaaaatgggcaagagtTTGCTCTCATGATAATAaaccccactcttctgggaagacgttccactagattttggcgtgtggttgtggagattcgttcagccacaagggggttaataaagtcaggtgctTAAAGTAACATTTGTCCCATTCATCCAAGCAGCTTtggtgttaagggccttactcaggggcccaggagtggaagcttggtgtagctgggatttaaactcatgaccttaaGATCTAAAGTTTAACCAATGAcaagcatgatgatgcccctgtgcacaaaaccagctccatgaagatctgcttttcatgtgTTGGATTtggaggaagatctcctgctacagagctccaaccctattgaacacttttgggatgaatggaaATGcaggctgcaccccaggcctcctcacctcacctaattcaagtaaagggaaaatacaaagacatcctataaacttgtgtgttcagccttgtgttaacagtttgtaGAAGAACCATTTATGGCTGGAATAGTGGGGTGTCTCagaacttttgtccatattgtctATGTCATCACATGCCACCACACCACCCAGCCTTAATGCAGAATGTGTTCTTTCATTTACTCTCACTCTTATCTTTATCTTATCTCACTCTATCAGATCCAGCGACATCCTGAACTATTGTGCatgtccaactttgtggtaccagtttggaATGGAACCACATATGTGAATCCtcattttaataacactgaCAATCTGGTCATACGCATGAAACTAGTGTTTTGTAGTCATCCGCTCTCTTTTTTGTTCATAAACCCATGGGATTGAGATGCAGTGATTTTTGCAGGGCAAAGCTTCTCTGGTTTTATcccatcatcctcatcaaaCAAGATTTGTTATCACCATGAAATGTGGAAGTGTCAGCTTTCTATTTGGACCGGAAACACAAATTACACAAGACAAGGTTGATGAAATGAGACAAGATGAATCGAGACAagacaaggaaagaaaaacaaaggacAAATGGATTTTATTATCTTTTGCCAGAGACTGTTTCAGagtacaaaaaaacatgaatgaaatattttatatatacaaatgtattaaaaaatacaaagaaagcGAAGGAACTAAAAACACAATTTCTTGATTCCAGATTTCATAAACAGCCTGACAGGTTGTTGGTGTATCAGTAATCACATACTGTAGATGTTTCTTTTTGGACTGTTCCATTTAAAGGATTCAATTTACCCACATTTGTTAATATTGTATTGGATAAACACAGTTTGTTTGCACTCTTATGCCTGTTGAAATTCTTTTTAGGAAATATTTAAGGGTTATTATATGagggttatttattttaaaaacaaattgagAACTTAAtgataatacataatatatgtatacaatTAATTATACATTCATATGCATAATACTGCAATAAAGGAGGTCTGATTACAATCACGGGGGgaattataatgtaaaatattatcatatataatattagtaaataaaatatataatgaagcTAGTAggacatttaatatttatatataaaaatataatttatatactgATTTATATGTTACATTCTGACTCCACCAACCCTAAGCTACAGCCACCTCGGGCAACCAATAGTTGAAGAAAGTGGGTGGGGCTTAATGTAAGTCGCATTCTTATTGGCCACACGGAGTGTCAATCAATTATTGACAAGGCGCTGGGTATATAAAGGTTACGGACCGAGTAAAGATGGCTAATAATGTGTTTTGACGGTAAGGGAACATCATTTAAATGCGTGTAGTGAAGAGAATATGAACGTTTGATGAAAATAAGATGTTCTTATGACGTTCAAGATGAAAATAGAATACGCTGTTTTATAAAGGTACGTATATAAAACATATGATTACGTCACTTCCGTCATCAGAACATGTACTTTACATATGGGCTTTCGCTGTTTAATAGGAATGACCCTTTTCTAGATAATTTCTAGATCTTTGAATATAAGTTCACTAGTTTTGAAGTgtgcagaaataaatatatataaatctagaAAAGAAATCcgattgtgtatttgtatatgtaaatgaataCGTCAGTAGTATTGCCCCTAaccccccaccccacacacacacacacacacacacacacacacacacacacacacacacacacaccatacccCCCCCCCTCAATAATAACcctttcttgtctttttttattagatattaacTTAAGTGTCTCTGATGCCACCATGGAAGAAGGACATTACGTCACCGTTCATGGTCGAAACATCACCCAGAATGCTTTTCTGCCATCAACGCCAACCATGTCGGTCGACCGGCTGTTCCCGGCGCTGCTCGAGTGTTTCGGCATCATCCTGTGCGGCTATGTGGCCGGCCGCAGCGAGATCATCAGCGTGGGACAAACCAGGAGCCTGAGTAGCTTCGTGTCGTGCTTTGCGCTTCCGGCGCTGCTCTTTCGGAACATGGTGCAGCTCCGGTTCGACAACGTAGTGTGGCCGTTCCTGTGGAGCGTTCTGATcgccaaggtgtgtgtgttcctgctgGTGTGTATCCTGACGCTGATGGTGGCCGGTCCGGATGGTAGGTACGGTAAAGCGGGCCTGTTTTCCATCTTCGCCACGCAGAGTAATGACTTTGCGCTGGGATATCCCATAGGTGAGCGAGGAACGTGAATGTTTGCACTCAGACACACTTTTGAATCTTTTCTTCTGGTTCACGGCTTGCCTCTCTTTCAGTGGATGCTCTGTACCACGGGTCTCACCCTGACTACACCCAGTACCTGTATCTGGTGGCTCCGGTGTCTCTGATGCTGCTGAATCCAGTGGGCTTTGCTCTGTGTGAACTCCAGCGTTGGAAGCAAAGCCCTGACCACAACCACAGCAAGCTGCACATCGTCTCCACTGTCCTTCTCCGTGTACGCTCACATCTGTAAACCGCTGGTTtctcattaaaaatgttattgcgCTTATACTGTATGTCACAGGGTTTTCTTTATTCACAGGTGCTCAAGAATCCGATCGTGTTCATGGTCCTGGTTGGGATCGCCTCCCACTTCCTGTTTGGTGGACACGTCCCTCTGTTGTTGGGGGAGTTTGTGGATGGATTGGCCGATTCGTTCGGAGGGGCTGCGCTCTTTTACCTGGGCTTGACGATGGTGGGGCGGATGAGTAAAATTACTCGCTCAACAGGGGTCACCCTCATTTTACTCCTCACGGCTAAACTGTGAGTGTCATCATACTGTAGGTATCATGAGGTTATTTCCAGGTGGTTCAGACCGTACAGTTGGTGATTTGGGGCAAACTGAAGGCATAACAGCGATGTCCTAGAATGAACATTAAGACTAGAGAGTATATATAATTACAGCAGTGTTTCGGTTTATATCTaccttttatattatttatataactataactagATATAACTATAGTTgtagttatatttatagattttcatgccacatttatatattgtaaatatcacgagcaattatgtgcaataatctaataataacaattagttacatgtgcaataacatgtgtgtgtgtgtgtgtgtgtgtgttttgctctaGTCTGTTGATGCCACTGATGTGTAAAGACATCTTGGAGCTTCTGGACACACACAATTCCACTTCTGTCAACCACACCGGTCTATCAGACTACGCTTTCCTGTATGGCATTTTACCCACAGCACCCAGCGTGGCCATTTACGCCAGTCAGTATAACATGCAGCTGGAGGTGGTGAGTTTTACTCTTACACACTTTCTGAGAGgcgaaaataaatgtaaataaatgttagaaGTAAATAATACGATCATACGATTAATTGGTTTGCCCATTAATCCGCACCGATAGTCGATAGAACTATcagctatcggcaaaaatctgtaccgatagtttttccgggttgcgtctgtCACTGGAGCGGCTGAGAAGGTCCGCTGTCATTGTACTACtgtatgagagcggcctctagaggcgaatcactgacattGCTCGCTGTTTGTTTTGGCACACAAGACTAAAGTAACAGATAAAatgaatatttacttttttttattttaaatgtaaaaaattaataattagtaAACGTTAAAATTAactaacaaacaataaacaatacttCTAAATAGAGGACGACCCATAGTTTACTGGTGGAACAGTcggctatcggcaaaaatccattacgagagcgccctctagaggcgaatcactgacaccattggctgtttgtttttacacgcgagaCTGCATGCTGTTGCGCGCTGCACggaaaagtttggggacccctgttGTATATTGTGAACCTGTTTAGCAGGtttattaattctatttattgtgtgtgttgtgtgtgtaggtgaccTCCGGTATGGTTATCAGCACGTTACTGTCTGCCCCTGTCGTGTACCTGTCTGCATGGTTACTCTCCATCCCCTGGATGGAGGCGACGCACCTCATC
It encodes:
- the wipf1b gene encoding WAS/WASL-interacting protein family member 1 — its product is MPVPPPPPPPPPPTLTLANTEKPVLNKSEQHSRNALLSDISKGTRLKKTVTSDRSAPVIDKPKVGGGGGGGGSGGGGGGGGFGGGAPGGLGGLFQDGMPKLRSTRDDSGGGVRPPMLPPGTRSSAPRPFVGGASSTPRFPGQRNGPSDSPRFRMAPPSSDTPGVLPPPVPNTPRPNQSSIQNRGPPPLPGGPRSTPTPPPPNPSGRQAAPPPVPGGRPYSSPSAPPPVPHSSRPPLPPAPSRGEDRPPPVPPGIRPSMGLPRDSPPPPPPPSANSKPPPPPSSSRGPVSSAPPLPPGRPKPSDENTPRLPQRHLSLSPHGPSPPTPGRSGPLPPPPSERPPPLGRNPSGRSGPLPPPPPSGRPGSGNMRLSAAPPPPSRVGSEPPRVGNRPPLPPDRPASGGPPPPPPPMGNGYHSQGADEWEARFNFRPVSDFPPPEPYIPFQKTYPSKLARSEGRGSTKKERGAPPLPPIPR
- the gpr155b gene encoding integral membrane protein GPR155 isoform X10, which produces MCFDDINLSVSDATMEEGHYVTVHGRNITQNAFLPSTPTMSVDRLFPALLECFGIILCGYVAGRSEIISVGQTRSLSSFVSCFALPALLFRNMVQLRFDNVVWPFLWSVLIAKVCVFLLVCILTLMVAGPDGRYGKAGLFSIFATQSNDFALGYPIVDALYHGSHPDYTQYLYLVAPVSLMLLNPVGFALCELQRWKQSPDHNHSKLHIVSTVLLRVLKNPIVFMVLVGIASHFLFGGHVPLLLGEFVDGLADSFGGAALFYLGLTMVGRMSKITRSTGVTLILLLTAKLLLMPLMCKDILELLDTHNSTSVNHTGLSDYAFLYGILPTAPSVAIYASQYNMQLEVVTSGMVISTLLSAPVVYLSAWLLSIPWMEATHLISELQEVSFNISIVSIVALTWTVAVMVLSKKFKTLPHMFTTNLFLAQLLVCVSMSVWKFAVQQENVLGQSLTFALLYGALYSTYMWTGLLAFSLALLKKNEQLKVSPVVFILLGWGLPFLAVGLLLAAAERVSDNADAAFFYGKWQIISSALVLSFSIFLGGVSLMGLSQGSQEEQNYQILGQSVMTGTTVDFQIPVRSEDDGLEFTPSHSSTSHSSTSHSSTSHSSTSHSNTSHNSPVDPFPDTTSDRVHDTPAPQSVSSSGVALNEASSCVRVQTERQVARHVLLCLLLIVSLLANLSSCLWWLLNNDPGRLYLELQFFCAVANYGQTGSSFGWSTGTHQSSIHRSSRRDTSDLHSVRPLS